A window of Daucus carota subsp. sativus chromosome 2, DH1 v3.0, whole genome shotgun sequence genomic DNA:
gaaaaatcattttgatattttaaaagaataaaactaTAATTAGATATCTCAAAAGTATAATACTACAATCTTAAAGATATCAATTAAATACACCTCAATGCCGTGAATATAGCAAAAAGGTCAATTTTCTCAATCCCTAGAAATCCTAAACCCTAGTTAAGAACCACAACCATTTTGTCACCGCCTTAGACCTTAGACGAATTTCGTTAGCGCATCTTGTCGAAGACTTGGTGGAGATGAATGGTTCTGCACTTGTGTAGTTGTTTTACTTTAACAAGTTtcataaataatgaagaaagtgctccatTAAATATCGAGATTCGAAGTGTAATGACTCCTTTCaaggtaatattttttctttttatcatttAGTTGACGTCTCTTAGACAGTGCCATGGTGCTTGCTATAGAGACGAATTAGTTTGAGAGTGCTTTTCATTTTAGATTGGGATGAAGCATCGTATTGATTACTGGCTCGGAGTTTTATGTACAGCTTTTGAATGTCAGGTCTTTAGATTGATTTAATCTAGACATATAAAAGCtgataatcaattatatgataatacttgcaattctatatgcgcatcattcaattcttgtttttagatATAAGAAAAGTATGTTCTTCTTGAGTTTAAGATATCTTTAGTCTTGTCTAGTGGTATTTAGACTGTTTTGGTATTTGCAGATGAGTTCTTACAGTCAAGTGGACCATGCTCCTCACAGTATTCTTTCTGGCTCATCAGAAGGTGGAAAATCTCGGAGGTATAAGTGGTTTATAGAAAGTAGTAGCTCCCTCGCATAATATTTACATCATCTATTTGTATTTTGGCTGTCTAAGTTTGTTTTTGTTCGCACTCAGATACTGTTGCTGTTCATTTGTCTAGAGGTAATAGGGTTGCCCTTGCGCCTGTTGTTCTTGCTTGTATTTATAGAGATATGAGGGTGTTACATAATGGAATGGTTAAGCCTGTCGAATCAGGGTCTGGAATTGGTCTGAAGTTCACTATATGCCACTACGATTTAGTGCAAATGTGGGTTTGGGAGAGGATTGTGGAATTGAGGTCAAAGCCAAATGTCATAGAAAGGGGAGACCCTAGAACAGCACGGTGGAATGGAGTCACAAAGTTGAAAGTTTCACAATTTGTGAAGTTTCTTGAAGCTTTTAGACATCTATAAGCTGGTAATCAATTaccaattatatgataatacttgCAATTTTATCTTCGCATCATTCAATTCTTGGTTTTAGATATAAGCAAATAATGTTCTTTTTGACTTTATGATATGTTTAGTCTTATTTAGACCGTTTTGGTTCTTGCAGATGAGTTCCTATAGGCTACAGTCAAGTGGATCATGCTCCTCAGAGTATTCTTCCTGGCTGTTCAGACGGTGGAAAATCTCAGTTGCGTAATAATTGTTTCTGTGTTTGACTGTTCTTAGAAGTGTACCTGTGTTTTGAAGTATAAAAAAGGAGTGTTTGGAGGTACATGGTGGAAGCTCAGATTTTTCAGTAATGCCAGAGTACCTTTCTTGAAGTTGGAGCACAGCCTTCAAAGGATCACTTGTgatatctatattaattattcgcGAGTTCAGTTGAAGGCCAAGTTGCTGTTCTGGATCACTGGAATTGGTGAACGCTTTCGGTAACGCCGGTACATTTGCTTACAGTATAGTGAGTAtgttaaatgaaatttaaactatAGTTCTACTTGTTAGGTTTTACTGTACACATTATCCTCATCAGATGATTATAATCTTGAAAATTTTTGTGTCTCAATTGCTTTAAGATCAAATTGCAAATTAATCCATTTTGGAAAGGTAGATGAGTTAAAGTTGCTAATATTAGTTTTgtactccaaatttggtggaagttcagaaaaaaaacacatgatcGAGACAATTATGTGAATGTGGCAATCCCGATAGACTGATCAATTCATTAAATACTACTTGTAGTTAATTAATGAAGCAAATGCTCGGTCAAAGATTGAGGCGTAATGACTCTTTTTGaggtaatataattttcttcttattttgatGTCTCTTAAACATTTATTGCCGAAAACTGTGTGACTAAATGTGAAAGAATTAGTTAATAATACCAATCTaaattatttgtgtggaggatctCCATTAATTACTTACCCCAATTGGCAGCACAAGGAATACTCGAACAATGACGTTGGAGTTTGACCAACTCGAAAGTTTTGACTACTTTGATACCATCAGTCTCCTTCTATGCCCCGTCTCTTCAGTTCGTTCTCTTGAATTAGGGGTGGCCTAATAATTCCGGTAAGtcctttttcttatttaatcccaaatgaatatacatttttttcttcctGCACGTCACATCGCACACATCCCAAAAATGAAAGAATTGTTTAACCAAGATTTGTCTTGGATCTGCTAGATTATCATGTGTGTATTTCCATATGATTGTATTATCGACTGGCCACCTTGATTGGTTCAATTTTGACAAAGGCATGCTATATTGCTCTACTGCCGTCATATCgagatataaagattcttcattattatcatttcAGCCGCAGTCGGGCTGGCTTGGGGATATCATGAAACAAAGTGACGGTGCTGCTTGGGTTGGCGAACTTCCAGAATTTTATAGAAGTATGGTTATAGCTGATTATTTAGGTGTAGACAATACATCTGTTTCTGCCTCATTAGAGAGAATAGATGATGAGATTAAAGCTTTGACACAAGATATAGCAAGttatcaggtacatgtaaatttTTGGCTCAGATTTGCAgctatgttaaaaataatatatttgattaacgcaagagtcattatttcattttactatcattaatttttggtcaaagagGGTCTCTCATTTGTGGAACCAAATTTGAGGAAGATGTAGTTTGTGgaactaatattatttttgcaacTTGAAAACTCTTTGTTTAACACAGTTTAACTTGTAATAttagtttaacttgtaaactaatatttgatatcaatgtTGAAGTCAGCCATCGAGGTTCAACCCTTACTCTGGACAGTACTGGATGTTTGCACTCTATGTATGTGATTCCTAACCTTTCTATGTAATTCTCTTTCTTTAGACATTTAGACTCTATGTATGtaatccctctctctctctttgcCAACATGTTTCTTATTAATGGAATCCTTAATGGCTTAAAGCTTTGATAAAGGCATTTCTCCCCcagaatttaactttttttttaaattttaatttctaggTTGAGATCCTTTTGAGCATCCTGTTAATACTGCAAGGGCGGTTACCAACAACCATCTGACAAAGATGGCAGATGCATTTTGAGCTACATACAATATGCTtgcatcaaattattataaccagGCTACCATTTCCGCTGCACTAATTAGACAAGATCGATTGTCACTAGCCAGACGatcaaaattcacaaacatGCCAGGAAACAACTGGAGTCGCCCACAGGTGAACCAAGCTTCATCATCACAGTCACAATCACACCAAACTCGGAATTTCAGGAATAATGGACgttccaacaatgaaaatatgaacgttccaacaatgaaaatatgaacaGACCGGTGCAGCCTTCTCATAGTCAAACAAGGGAGATTTGGAAGGCAAAACCATCTTAATCGAACTAAAAATTTTTAACGGGTTACAGATTGTTTTGATATCATATTGtgtgtggtggttgtttgtattGTTTTGGTAATTTAACATCACTGATGAAATTggtaaaaacacaaaaaatagtagtaagaGTGATTGTTTTTACGCacaaaatcagatttatatGGTAATGGAATcagtaaaaaaattttaaaattaattcttctaactaaattttatttaagtttaatataagtataaattaattgaaattaaaataataaatattgatgagtcatacacaaatataaaaaatggcaaggtgattgatgatttttaaataatattttgataacgaaaatatataattaatggagatgaaaataaatcagttaattatttatgtgaggAATTGAGACTTGAAGATgagttttaattagataatgaaaaggagtctgATTAGATGAGTTATAATTGCATTATGAAAGgagtttgattaaattatactattataagctaaaaaattataagttaagttatgattaacttgtatgtggttaatatcttgataaaatttaatataaaaattttaagggtTGCCTGTGATTGGTCATAGATAATTCaattttacttaaattaaattaaattaattttaaaattgagcactattggatagcccagtgatGAGTTTAGCCTCTATTGTCCCGGGacaccgggttcgactctggctgatttaaaatttaggaatggctccaaatttgttctaaaataattcctaaatTTAGGAATGGCTCCTAATTagttctaaaataattccttttttttagAGTAACTAAGGATTTGGCAAAAGATTGCCAATGTCTACCTGGCATGACATTTTTAGTTGCCAACCTATTAGAGCTCCATTATTGTCAATGAGTCTACTCAAAGTTGGCTACTATCTCGTTTAGCTGAAAACAAACTATTATCCAAAAACTATATTTAACCTTAACcatttatgtatttgaaataggtatacaatatttatttagggGACCTTTTATGGTTGCCAACTATTGGAGTGTATTTTACAAAGAGATTGCAAGAGTGATATGGAGGAgagagataaaataaaaaactaatacataCAGTGAGTTGGCAAGACTTAgaacaagtccaataggttacctatctcattatctattaataatataaaataatgaaccttgctagtgagtcttagtgatttaggtaatttacttagagtgtcaactccaatagcaatcctTATATGTGTTctcctattattattttaataacaaatttgagagagagaagggagaaaaggagggaaaagataaagaaagaaggaggaagatgaattttttattgataaatagtGGATAGGTAATGGCTACACGTTACTCTTCGCAACTATTTTAGCAACACTTGTTGGAGATGGTTAACTGCTAGTTATGACGTGAAAAAAAACTGCATATTATAATAGACTCGGGTattataataaatgattaatCAATCACAAAACTTGAATTATTTTGGGACCAATCAAAGGTCACCCCCATATTTTAGAACAACAATGTTCATTCTTCAACtcggattttaatatattttattatagtttatgaatattaattgatagtatcttattttgattttatccgaattctttataaaatatcgCAAAGTTGATGAGAgtttttaggatttaagcagAATGTTTCAAACTCTTATGGATTTCGGGGTGATATCATAATTCTACTAGAATTTAgttaatagacatcggtttttggcCGTTGTCTTTGTGCATCAGCCTCCGATGTCTAGGTCggcgatgttaaaggtcttATACAAAGACATCGGCCAAAAACTAATGTCTATGTGACTTTTATCATCGTTTTTTAGCTTAAATACTGATGTCTATCAgctatttttatgattaaactacATGATTTAACTGTGCATAATGTAATATTATCTCTATAACACTAATTTAAACATGCGACTCGTAAGGAATTAGATGATATAGACATCGTTTTTTTACGAGTTCCGTTGTCGTAGGCTCTTTTATACATCGGTTATTTGTAATCAACGATGTATATGATGATAATAACATCGTTTTCTTAAAAATTCTGTTGTCTGAGTATGTTTTATACATCAGATGTTTGTAATAACCGATGTATATGGTAAGAATAACCTCAGTTTTTACATAAAAAGTAATGTTAGAGTTGGATTTTACATCAGTTCTTGTTTTAATAAGTGTTGTCTTAAGTGTTTTTTGACATCGTTTgttgaaataaaatatgatgtatatttagttttttgccaCTAGTTTTCAATCACATGCACATCATAGAACCCAAAATACTATTCATATTCATTCATAGAAACCGCAATACCAATATCCAACATTCAATCATATACAACCAATATACCAAAAAAGCCCAAACTACCAAAATCTAAAGTTATCCAAAAACTCCAAACTAAaataatctagtcaataatctaGTCAGCCATCGGCAAAAATCCAAACTCCAAACTCTTTGGCGGCCTGTAAAAGACATATACTTCATGTTAATCATGGCTTAGAAATGAATAAGAAAAATACCAATCAACGCGAACGATAAATAAATAGGTACAGAGAACATATTATACTAATTTCCCATGTACCTGTGAATTTAACTATTTTACATGAACTATCCTCAACAGTACACAATTCATTAAGAAGGGACTCTGACGGGATGGTGATCGTCTGGAAGATATGGGAGCGctgaacaaaatattaatagctaattaataaatataattatttaaggaATCCAAGACGTAACCCACATAGCGATCAAAAAGATTCTGGATGATAAACTGAACTTCCCCAGCATCAGCAACACTTTACCTGCATATAAGAAAGAACAGTTGCTTTAATAAAAAGGATTAACAAATGAACACCGCAAATGGAAGACCACAACAATGTAGTCAATAACCAATGTTGGTTCCACATTTTAATTCACAGAaaagaaacaaacttgtagcgaGTCAGCATTATCGCAGCAACGATTGCAGCTTGCTGAATGAAgtttaaacataaaaataataaagaattgATTGCTCACTCACCACTTTCCTCGTCGTCATTTAATGCAGTTTTTTCAAGAAGGCAATCTCCCATCCTCGTAGTGATTCTGAGAATTCTGAATATGCAATCGAATGCAGTTTCCTTCTGTGTCCTGCTTGTATTAAAGCAAGAAGGCATCGGATCATACATCGGATCGAATCAGAGCTTTAGTAATATGGGTATTGACAGAGATAATTTAGCGGGCCATCAGTCTTTTAAGCATTGGATCAACATTTCAAAGACCAGCTGTTGGCTGGCAAAGTCATCCCTGGCCATACCAGGACCCTGGTAGTATAGTATAAGGTATCATATTAACCCTTTTCAAACCGAAGTGACATTTAAAATAGGCTGTTAGAGAGGATGAAGAAGAAACCTGGACGCTGTGTCACCAAGACAATTTGTGCTCTTCTGCAAACTTCAAAGCTGCTTGTTCAGCCAATGTTTTTGAAAGGTGATaataaagttgagaagaaaacaaaaGCTCTATCAATATCTTAAAGTTCACAAGCTTGAACCTACTCCCTTCAAGCTATGACTTTCAATCAAATTAGCAATCACAACTAGCCAAGAgactatatataaagaaatgGGTATCTAATTTTCAACTTAAACATCAGAGAAAAGACTAAATTGAGCAAGATAATTGACCCGTGCAGTGTAAATCAACATAGCAAGAAACacaaaaagaagagaaatatataaataaaaagagagTGAGAAACAAACCGAGAGATAATTCAGTTGCATTGACAGTGTAATCACGTTGAAGCAACATCTTGACAAGCCATGAAGCTATATATCGAGATTCCCCTGTTACACAAACCAGCTTTCCCTCTCCAGCCATCCTTCACTCTTTTTAACCAACTTTAGCTATAACTATAACTACCCTCTtctctttttttgctaaataaaaccCCTGTTATTACAACACTAACAAATCATCCTTAACAAAATCATGTCAAAATTGATATATCCTGCTTGTATTAAAGCAAGAATGCATCGGATCATATAAagtcagcaacaacaacaaaaacagTCTGATTTTAATAAACAATTTCTACATAAGTATATGATcttatgatatttaatatttaagggACCAGTACTAGCCTAATATCCCACTGGTGATAGAAGATGTTGTATCGAACAGCTGAATAACCCAAATCAAAACAATAGTGCTTGGTAGACCGGAATTGGTCTGGAAAAAGTGGATATAACACATTTCTCAGAAATATAACTGAAAGCACATAAAACTCAATTTCTGAGAATTGTTCATATCGTAGAATTTCTGTGAAATATGTAAATGTACCTGTTTCCTGTAGTCCATATCGTAGAATGCACCTTAAACTATCCTAAAACAAACACAAGTTTAATAGCAATGCCTCAGGCTAAAATCTTAGCATGTCAGCACGGGCCATGGCTTCAGCTTGAGCGATTCTCTGCTTGAATGTGTGTGCCATCCCCTCTGCCTGTGAATAGAGACAGAAGCACTTCAGACTATATGCTCAAGGTAatagagaagaaaattacagatgcaacattaagaaaaaaatacatatttgcaCATATATCTATTAGAAAGAAAAAGATACAGTTAAGAAGTAACCATTTTCCGAAAATGATATGGCATTTACAACCCCAATTTGACCATCAAATCTGGCAACATTAGCGTGCAAACAAGCATGTATACAAGATTCAAACAAGAAAACTATAACACATATGAGTTCATAATTTATTTCAGCATCACACTTGGCTTTTTACATTCCAAATCTTAACAACAGCTCCAGAGGTGCTTATTTCAAGGATGAGACCAACAGGTTGGAAGGCGGCAGATGTATAACCACAACCAAACACATAGCAGCATCAAATCGATTGTTACAGTCCATCCGCGTACTAAAAATTCATCAATATACAACTAAATCACTGCAGTACTCCACACAAAATGAGCCGGAAACAatatacacataaaaaattatacaaaatcaaacaaaaccctAACTAAAAAATAGAAAACTCACTTGGAGAAACTCCAGCTTGTCTTCGAGGTTTTCGAAAGCAGTTCGAATAGCATTAAAAGACTTGGCCTCACGAATAGCCGAATCATCATCCGAAAACCCCTTAACAGAAACAAACCCATTTCCATTCTCCTCATCCCCCAAACCCATTTCTCTTGCGCCCCAAATCTACCCAAAAAAATGATTCACCGCCAAGAATGAGCGGCATCTGCAACAATCGCAGTTAGGGTTCGGAGAGTGCGAGAGTGAGTGGTTGAGTAATGGAGGTGGAATTATAGAGATGAGATGGTAAGTGTAGTTGTCTGGGGGCCGATTGTAGGGTTTGAGATTTGTGATTAGTCTCGTGAGTTATTGCCAGAGAgattgagggagagagaagtaTGTGTTTCTCATTTTTAGGGTTAAAAGAAATTTTGAGAATGAAAATTTGAAAGGGGGGAATATTTTGGTGTTTATTTGGCCTAATTTTGGGGTTAAAAGAATTGGGGGAATGAAAATTTGACTAAGGGGGAAAGCATACGGGAAATATTTGGGGAGGGACAAAAAAGGGGTTGTCGCGcggtttttgtttttaattcaaaGAAGATAGACATCGGTTCTTATATTAACTAATGTCAAAAATGTAATAGACATCGGTTAATTTTTAGCCGATGTTAATACACGCTTTTACATCGTGGCCAAAGTCGACCGATGTCTATACCCTGATGTCTAttctactttttctagtagtatcaaatatcttaaaatacaatacacaatctcacaaaaaccatcattttatgaagtccaaaaaaattcatcaccatttgaatacaatcagattttaatatatctaaaaaaatctcaattgaataccatcgaaatttgaaatataatttaaaatcatgattgaataccaccagattttgtaaataatttaaaatcctaagtgAATATCTAAGATTctgataatttttgaaaaccgAATTTGAATCCCCTCAAATTTAATGAATgaaatatatcttttaaaatctcaattaaatatacccctaataaatgtggtagatgaaaaaaaatctttaaaaatcttttgaaatctCAATTAATTATACCCCTAATCAATGCGGTGCATAAAAAAATCCCTTTAAATATCCTATATGAATTGACACCAACCGTGAACATCTCAATTTCCTCAATCCTCAAGAATGCTCAACCCTAGTCATGATCCACAACTATATTTATCGATTTCCTGTATCCATTTTGTCGTCGCCTTGTCAAATTTTTGTTAGCGCATTTTGTCGAACACTTGGTGGAGATGAATGGTTCTCCACCCGTTCCATGTGTAGTTGTTTCACtttaacaaacttcttaaataatgaagagaatttcggtaaaaaaaataatgaagaaaatgctccattaAATATCAACCACAGAATAGCTTccatccttttgtttgagaagtgaaattaaGCAAGTTAAATTTGCTAGTGGTGGATCTGTGACTCCTTGTATGTGGATGGAGTATTTTATGAATAGTGGTAAGGATGTAGAGCATGAAGCATTTCTTGTATTTTGGCTGTTTAGGGGAGGATTCTTTGTACTTGGACTCCTTGTACTTGGACATCTTGtacatgtgccttattttcaagacattgcattaaaaatttgtttcacTAGAAAAAATAGAATGAGATTTcattagataatataataaaacaaagaTGAAGAATATAATGCAATGGTGatttagtataaattaatatttgggtTACAAATTTTTGATCACAACATAATAGTGACAACTCACAAGAACATGTATAACCTCGATTAACaaaaatctcgataaattaataaggtTTAGTGATTCCGACaacattaattataaaagttttaGTGTACCTTAGAGGGCACCTAATTATAGATTTCATCGATGGGAGATCTCTTCAATCTTTGAAAGTTCATCATCTAattgaataacatatttatcCATATTTTATACCACAATATAGAATTAGGATCAAcatgaaaaatcaatttttttttcaaagtaagtcatgattgaatcggggtagcttttgttttttttgccttagaaaaaaaaattccaagtaagagatagctcaaaattgaacccgggtagcttttggttttttgccttgaaatatttttttccaagtaagtcatgattgaaccggggtagcttttatttttttgccttggaatttttttttccaagtaagagatggctcaaaattgaacccgggtagcttttggttttttgccttggataaatttttccaagtaagatattgctcatgattgaaccggggtagcttttgtttTTTTGCCTTCGAAATTTtatttccaagtaagagatagctcatgattTAACCCGGGTAGGTTTTGCTTTTTTTGCTTGgaaaattttttccaagtatGATTGCTTGGTCCGGACTAGTATGATGATGGCTTAGTCTGGACTCGCCTAAGTCAGGACTAGTATGGTTCCTTCGATCCTGTACCCAGAGTCcctaataactttttttttctttttagcaGCTCATGGATCATGTTCCTTAGGCTTGTCTGATCCTCATTATTTTCATCGTCTGAGATCAGCCCTGGGTTTGCTCATTCCTAGACAGCTTGGAGCGGGACTTGCTCATAAGCCTTTATTCTTCTAGCTGGATCCTTCTTTAAATTTTCTGCTCtagcttttcttcttcttccctcCAGatgtgttcttttttttttttgccaggaTCTTTTGCCTTGTGGCATCACTTTCTCtctgcttctttttccttacttTGTCACCAATCCGGTCAAagacggaaccccgggattggcggaaattttaaaaatattaaatcaatataagctttaaatatatcatatttttagtcAAAATGCCATGAGATATCTTAAAATTATAGTCatatatttcaagaaatatttcgtcaaaaaaagaaaagaaaataccaTCTAATACAATCTATTTTttcggaaaaagaaaaataatacaatcttaaaaatgtaaattaaatACCTAAAAATATGGTGAATAATACTCCCTTTAAATATCTCATCTGAATTGACACACCCTGTAAACATGTCATTTGCCTGAATCCCTAGAAATGCTAAACCCTAGTTAAGATGCACAATCGTGTTTATCTATTTCCCGTATCTCTTTTGTCGCCGCCTTATCAAATTTTCGTTAGCTCTCTTGTTGAACACTTGGTGGAGGTGAATGGTTCTCCACCTGATCCATGTTTATTTGTTTCACTTTAACAAAAGCTtcttaaacaatgaagaaaatgctccattaAATACCGAAATTCGAGGCGTAACGACTCCTTTAAAGGTAATatgttttattatcatttaattgacgTTTCTTAAATAGTGCTATGGTGCTTATTAGAGAGACTAAGAATTAGTTGATAATTTTTCTTGAGCAAAATTGATATCGTGATTTAGTGCAGAGAGGTTTGAGACTGCTTTTCGTTTTATGTACAACTTATGAATCTCAGGATAGTACGGTTAGCGTGGTTTTTTTCTATGCTTGGCCACTTTAGATTGATTATCAATTATATGATGATATTTGCAATTCTATCTGCgcatcattcaattcttgttATTAGATATAAGCAAAGAATGTTCTTCTTGACATTAAGATATCTTTAGTCTTGTGTGGTGGTATTCAGACCGTTTTGGTATTTGCAGTATATCTTTAGTTTTGATGCTTTGTTGAGTTTGGTAATTAAGTtgagtatatatgtatagtctTTAACTTGAACAATCTGTTACAGGTCTGAGACAGAGATGGAAgtgaatttgaaaattgaaatacaCCATCTGAGgaagaaaattgaaaaagaatccaCTTCACACGTTAACAGGGATTTTCAACAAGTATCTGGCCAGGAGCAAACAAATACGCATGATAGGCTacttcagaaagagagagagttgGAGCAAATTTCCGGTGGACTAGATGACAGAGTTCATTTTGTTCAGAAACCCATAGAAAGGCCGGGGTCTGGATCAGGGAGGGGTTCTGCCATTTTCGAAAGACCACCTTCTCATTCAGGATCATATGAAGACTCCAGAAACACAGAATTTATGCAGCGGCCTCGTTCACATGGCACTGGAGATCGTTCAGGATCATTTGAGGACTCCAGGAACACAGAATATATGCAGAGGCCTCGCTCACGTGGCACTGGAGATGCGTTGCCAGGGCAGCAGGATGAATGACAAGGTTTTGAAGGTAGCAAAGGA
This region includes:
- the LOC108203296 gene encoding plastid division protein PDV1-like, translating into MGLGDEENGNGFVSVKGFSDDDSAIREAKSFNAIRTAFENLEDKLEFLQAEGMAHTFKQRIAQAEAMARADMLRF